A part of Paraliobacillus zengyii genomic DNA contains:
- a CDS encoding zinc metallopeptidase, whose amino-acid sequence MDWVSYLIYIALLMIIPIWAQSKVKSTYKKYAKIATSSYMTGAQVARKILDDNGLYNVTIEETRGTLSDHYDPRKKVVRLSSDNFHGHSMAAAAIAAHEVGHAIQDAEAYAFLRFRHSLFPIASFGDKTSFILIIAGVILQASNLILIGVIFMAFAVLFQLVTLPVEFNASSRAMTQLVSSGVIRNNEERQTKKVLNAAALTYVAAAMVAVAELIRFVLMFVLGDE is encoded by the coding sequence ATGGACTGGGTTTCTTACCTAATTTATATTGCGTTATTAATGATTATTCCTATATGGGCGCAATCAAAGGTAAAAAGTACGTATAAAAAATATGCCAAAATTGCAACTTCATCTTATATGACAGGTGCACAAGTTGCTAGAAAAATATTAGATGATAATGGTTTATATAATGTAACGATAGAAGAAACAAGAGGAACTTTATCGGATCATTATGATCCACGTAAAAAAGTTGTTCGCTTATCAAGTGATAATTTTCATGGCCATTCTATGGCAGCAGCTGCAATTGCAGCACACGAGGTGGGACACGCTATTCAGGATGCTGAAGCATACGCATTCTTGCGTTTTAGACACTCTTTATTTCCAATCGCTAGTTTTGGGGATAAGACGTCGTTTATTCTGATCATTGCAGGTGTAATCTTGCAAGCATCAAATTTAATCTTGATTGGTGTTATTTTTATGGCTTTTGCTGTTTTATTCCAATTAGTAACGTTACCAGTTGAGTTTAATGCATCTAGTCGAGCGATGACCCAGCTAGTTTCATCTGGTGTCATTCGAAATAATGAGGAAAGACAAACTAAAAAAGTATTAAATGCAGCTGCACTAACATATGTAGCCGCAGCAATGGTTGCTGTAGCGGAATTAATTCGTTTTGTACTGATGTTTGTGCTAGGTGACGAGTAA
- a CDS encoding sporulation protein YpjB has translation MKHWKFQKKAIITSLTILLCIVLYQLFSELDADEIEASSIAYQYERYITEERYQMANNWLKENQEVIRLAANTDHEKSQAVIGELIHENLEIVNDTSIGRVEKLHTAMSLVIALDALEHNQQPIWVKTKESLHQTVESVLAEGLASDSKRKEIISQWEIIQPTLSIMLEEEDYYELVSSYNRLYDVRSETNMEPFQVVFRQAELMDITIPAQQSAYLSFYWIILIVGGAIILTLTYVAWRKYKGQKKKKQKQHNS, from the coding sequence GTGAAACACTGGAAATTTCAAAAAAAAGCCATTATTACTAGCCTGACAATACTTTTATGTATTGTTTTATATCAGTTATTCTCCGAATTAGATGCAGATGAAATAGAGGCTTCTTCTATTGCATATCAATATGAACGGTATATAACAGAAGAAAGATATCAAATGGCAAATAATTGGTTAAAAGAAAATCAGGAAGTAATTCGCCTTGCTGCGAATACAGATCATGAAAAATCACAAGCTGTCATCGGAGAGTTAATTCATGAAAATCTTGAAATAGTAAATGATACATCAATAGGTCGGGTGGAAAAACTACATACTGCCATGTCGCTTGTTATTGCATTAGATGCACTTGAGCATAATCAACAACCAATTTGGGTAAAAACGAAGGAGTCATTGCACCAAACCGTCGAATCTGTGCTTGCAGAAGGACTGGCATCTGACAGTAAAAGAAAAGAGATTATTTCACAATGGGAAATAATTCAACCAACATTATCGATCATGTTAGAAGAAGAAGATTATTATGAACTCGTTTCTTCCTACAATCGATTGTATGATGTGCGTAGCGAAACAAATATGGAACCCTTTCAAGTAGTATTTAGACAGGCTGAATTAATGGACATTACGATTCCCGCTCAACAAAGTGCTTATTTATCTTTTTATTGGATTATTCTAATCGTAGGTGGCGCCATTATTTTAACGCTAACGTATGTTGCGTGGAGAAAATACAAAGGTCAGAAAAAGAAAAAACAGAAACAACATAACAGTTGA
- a CDS encoding DUF1405 domain-containing protein, producing the protein MNYLRLILKNRTFLILLWMINFFGTIYGYMWYEGQLANTPAKFLIFVPDSPTASLFFTIFLTFFIFGKNIPYIEALAIVTLFKYGVWAVVMNLLMLLVNGSLSWAGYMLIASHGAMAIQGLLYAPHYKIKIRHLVVAAVWTFHNDFIDYVYNMMPRYSSLDLYMNEIGYFTFWLSVFSVALAYYLTIRSRNQIDLS; encoded by the coding sequence ATGAATTACCTAAGGTTGATATTAAAGAACAGAACTTTCTTGATTCTTTTATGGATGATTAATTTTTTTGGAACGATTTACGGTTATATGTGGTATGAAGGCCAACTAGCGAACACACCTGCTAAGTTTTTGATTTTTGTGCCGGATAGTCCAACAGCCAGTTTATTTTTCACCATATTTTTAACGTTTTTTATTTTTGGTAAAAACATTCCATATATTGAAGCATTAGCAATAGTCACTTTGTTTAAGTATGGTGTTTGGGCAGTTGTGATGAATCTTCTTATGTTACTAGTGAATGGTTCTCTCTCTTGGGCAGGGTATATGTTAATAGCTTCCCATGGCGCAATGGCTATACAAGGACTTTTATATGCGCCTCATTATAAAATAAAGATTCGCCATTTAGTTGTGGCTGCAGTTTGGACATTTCATAATGATTTTATTGATTATGTTTATAATATGATGCCCAGATATAGTAGTTTAGATCTGTATATGAATGAGATTGGTTATTTCACCTTCTGGTTAAGTGTATTTTCGGTAGCGTTGGCATATTATTTAACGATTCGAAGCAGAAATCAAATAGATTTATCCTAA
- a CDS encoding ReoY family proteolytic degradation factor, producing MDTSVSVQDKKLFIRWFLQNYQLKKRESVWILNYLTNHDALLAHVHFIREARYCPRGIVISTHCSNDVPFRFYKNHIVTTDAEKSFHDIRLNRSDPIYVQLSFENAHQNANYVAVLEDNPYLSEDFFITKREKEIAKEVLEYTIYQSQKKRLEDKIDEALDKRDQIAFTMYIDQLNGLIDPNKK from the coding sequence TTGGATACATCTGTTTCTGTACAAGATAAAAAACTATTTATTCGTTGGTTTTTGCAAAATTACCAATTAAAAAAAAGAGAAAGCGTCTGGATATTGAACTATTTAACAAACCATGATGCTTTATTAGCGCATGTTCACTTTATTAGAGAAGCACGCTATTGCCCAAGAGGGATTGTTATATCTACGCATTGCTCGAATGATGTACCTTTTCGTTTTTATAAAAATCATATTGTTACAACCGATGCTGAGAAATCTTTTCATGATATAAGGTTGAATCGAAGTGACCCCATTTATGTACAATTAAGTTTTGAAAATGCCCATCAAAATGCTAATTATGTAGCGGTTTTAGAGGATAATCCATATTTATCTGAAGACTTTTTTATTACGAAAAGGGAAAAGGAAATAGCTAAAGAGGTTCTAGAATATACAATTTATCAATCACAAAAGAAACGATTAGAAGACAAAATTGATGAAGCGCTAGATAAACGAGATCAGATTGCTTTTACAATGTATATTGATCAATTAAATGGGTTAATAGACCCAAATAAGAAATAG
- a CDS encoding tetratricopeptide repeat protein, producing MEEIHRAIKLMEQYKTEEAIKVLEEFLPQANEDEKYTIAELYKQWGMLEEAKMILLGIVQQYPDETDLKLMLADIHIDLQEDQEAIELLNKFNPQDEEYLAVLLQLADLYQTQGLFEVAEQKLLEAKQLDPAETLLDFALGELSFSNGEYLKAIPYYEKVYAMQQVMAEVEIPVRLAECYAATGEFEKAIEYFQLVETDDVDVLFRYGFIGYRADRYDIAKQAWEQVIELDPEYQSVYLYLAEVYEAEGLIQEAYETAKKGLDMDELNKDLYLVAGSLARKMGDHAAGYQLAREAVSIDPGFKEAVLFLVESYKHDQDQEAIIDLLTHSIEQGEEEGYYKWELAKAYKEEESFSEALKFYQDAYNTFKDDEDFLKEYGYFLVEEGRRNEAITILERYLGLEPSDTELEEYIARLKDQAEDY from the coding sequence ATGGAAGAAATACATCGAGCTATTAAATTAATGGAACAATATAAAACAGAAGAGGCAATTAAGGTTCTAGAAGAATTCTTACCACAAGCGAATGAGGATGAAAAATATACCATTGCAGAATTATATAAACAATGGGGCATGCTAGAAGAAGCGAAGATGATTTTGCTAGGTATTGTACAACAATATCCAGATGAAACGGATTTAAAGTTAATGTTAGCTGACATACATATTGACTTACAAGAGGATCAAGAAGCAATTGAATTGCTAAACAAATTCAATCCACAAGATGAAGAATACTTAGCTGTTTTATTGCAATTAGCTGATCTTTACCAAACCCAAGGTCTATTTGAAGTTGCTGAACAAAAGTTACTAGAGGCAAAGCAACTTGATCCTGCTGAAACGTTACTTGATTTTGCATTAGGTGAGCTTTCTTTTTCAAATGGTGAATATCTAAAAGCGATTCCCTATTATGAGAAAGTCTATGCCATGCAACAAGTAATGGCGGAAGTGGAAATTCCTGTAAGACTTGCTGAATGCTATGCAGCAACTGGTGAATTTGAGAAAGCGATAGAATATTTTCAACTCGTTGAAACAGATGATGTGGATGTGCTATTCCGCTATGGTTTTATTGGCTATCGCGCAGATCGGTATGATATTGCTAAACAGGCATGGGAACAAGTAATAGAATTAGATCCCGAATATCAATCTGTCTATCTATATTTAGCAGAAGTATACGAAGCGGAAGGGCTTATTCAAGAGGCCTATGAAACGGCAAAAAAAGGCTTAGATATGGATGAATTAAACAAGGACTTATATCTTGTAGCAGGTTCATTAGCACGGAAAATGGGTGATCATGCGGCAGGTTATCAGCTAGCAAGAGAAGCGGTTAGTATTGATCCAGGATTTAAAGAGGCTGTTCTGTTTTTAGTTGAAAGTTATAAACACGATCAAGATCAAGAGGCAATAATAGACCTGTTAACGCATAGTATTGAACAAGGGGAAGAAGAAGGTTATTATAAATGGGAACTTGCGAAAGCATATAAAGAAGAAGAATCCTTCTCTGAAGCACTAAAATTTTATCAAGATGCATATAATACTTTTAAGGATGATGAGGATTTCCTTAAAGAATATGGTTACTTTCTAGTAGAAGAGGGGAGGAGAAACGAAGCGATTACGATATTAGAACGTTACTTAGGTTTGGAACCAAGTGATACAGAATTAGAAGAATATATTGCAAGGTTAAAAGACCAAGCTGAAGATTATTAA
- the aroA gene encoding 3-phosphoshikimate 1-carboxyvinyltransferase produces MDSKKLSPITSGLSGDIYVPGDKSISHRAIIFGSLSYGKTSITNFLDGEDCMRSIHAFQAMGVVIKKEAQEVTIEGSGVEGLLEPLTPINLGNSGTTARLLIGVLAGLPFHVTLYGDDSLSVRPMDRVTVPLREMGAHIDGRENGKYLPLAMRGGNLHSISFESPVKSAQVKSAILLAGLLAEGSTEVIEKTTTRNHTENMLQAFGGDITVENEKIIVDGEQKLTGTTIQVPGDISSAAFFLVAAAIVPNSELTIRDVGLNHTRTGIINVLQLMGVDIDVVEERHIGGETIGSITVRSSDVKGIEIGGDLIPRMIDEIPIVALLATQAKGTTIIRDAEELRYKETDRIASVVNTLQALGASVTATNDGMIIEGQSKLTGGSVDSLGDHRIGMMIAIASLITTDQVTLNNPDCINISYPTFFEHLDKSIKK; encoded by the coding sequence ATGGATAGTAAAAAGTTATCTCCAATCACATCTGGTTTAAGTGGTGATATATACGTTCCAGGTGATAAATCAATTTCACATCGTGCCATTATATTTGGCTCACTTAGTTATGGTAAAACATCTATTACTAATTTTTTGGATGGCGAAGATTGTATGCGTTCCATTCATGCTTTTCAAGCAATGGGAGTAGTCATCAAGAAAGAAGCTCAGGAAGTTACAATAGAGGGTTCTGGTGTAGAAGGATTATTAGAGCCGCTAACACCAATTAATTTAGGGAATTCTGGGACAACAGCTCGCTTACTAATAGGGGTGTTAGCGGGATTACCTTTTCATGTCACGTTATATGGAGACGATTCTTTATCAGTAAGACCAATGGATCGTGTAACAGTTCCGTTAAGAGAAATGGGTGCCCATATTGATGGAAGAGAAAATGGTAAGTACCTTCCTTTAGCAATGCGTGGTGGGAATCTCCATTCGATTTCCTTTGAATCACCAGTTAAAAGTGCGCAAGTTAAATCTGCCATCTTATTAGCTGGTTTATTAGCAGAGGGTTCCACGGAAGTTATAGAAAAAACCACAACAAGAAACCACACTGAGAATATGTTGCAAGCATTTGGTGGAGATATTACGGTAGAGAATGAGAAAATAATAGTAGACGGAGAACAGAAATTAACGGGTACAACGATTCAAGTACCAGGCGATATTTCTTCAGCTGCATTCTTCCTTGTTGCTGCAGCAATTGTACCTAATAGTGAATTAACCATACGAGACGTTGGTTTAAATCATACTCGAACAGGTATTATAAATGTACTTCAGTTAATGGGTGTTGATATTGATGTAGTAGAAGAACGTCATATAGGTGGAGAGACGATTGGATCGATAACTGTTCGTTCGTCAGATGTGAAAGGAATTGAAATTGGTGGAGATTTAATTCCTAGAATGATTGATGAAATTCCAATTGTAGCATTGCTTGCGACCCAAGCAAAAGGAACTACGATTATTCGCGATGCAGAAGAATTGCGATATAAAGAAACAGATCGAATTGCTTCCGTTGTCAATACATTACAAGCACTAGGTGCGTCGGTTACAGCAACAAATGATGGTATGATAATAGAAGGACAATCAAAATTAACTGGTGGTTCAGTAGACTCATTAGGAGATCATCGTATTGGAATGATGATTGCAATCGCATCGTTAATCACTACTGATCAGGTAACATTAAATAACCCAGACTGTATAAACATATCTTATCCAACATTTTTTGAACACTTGGATAAAAGTATAAAAAAATAA
- a CDS encoding prephenate dehydrogenase, with protein MKQTVLVAGLGLIGGSLAVNIKDNTDHYVIGYDVNSNTLDYSIMNGIIDEAYTVFSEALKLADYCILAAPVSKTVELIEQLNEIEIKKPLLISDVSSVKSPVVEAAKGIESNLITFIGGHPMAGSHKKGIQAAKGHLFENAIYILTPEKSCPKKHINALKMLLEGTRSSFLVLEPTEHDEMTSVISHFPHLIASSLVHQAKKWQKKHVNIPTLAAGGFRDITRIASSNPAMWQDIFFQNKKVIANLLEDWIKEMDQLKNLLDMNEKDVMYQYLEEAREYRDGLETKKKGAIPSFYDLYIDIFDQTGALLKVVSLLAEHEISIKNIEILEIREGITGVLRLSFITQEDQIESHRLLVKKGYETMLQE; from the coding sequence GTGAAACAAACCGTTTTAGTTGCGGGATTGGGATTAATTGGCGGTTCTCTCGCTGTTAATATTAAAGATAATACGGACCATTATGTTATTGGTTACGATGTTAATTCCAACACATTGGACTATTCTATAATGAATGGAATAATAGATGAAGCTTATACTGTTTTTTCTGAAGCATTAAAACTAGCGGACTACTGTATTTTAGCAGCACCGGTTTCAAAGACGGTCGAATTAATTGAGCAATTAAATGAAATAGAGATTAAAAAACCTTTGCTTATTTCAGATGTTTCTTCCGTGAAATCCCCTGTTGTCGAAGCAGCTAAAGGAATTGAATCAAATCTGATCACTTTTATCGGCGGACATCCAATGGCGGGCTCACATAAAAAGGGTATACAAGCTGCAAAAGGACATCTTTTTGAAAATGCCATCTATATTTTAACACCAGAGAAATCATGTCCAAAGAAACATATAAACGCTTTAAAAATGCTGCTAGAAGGTACAAGAAGTAGTTTTTTGGTGTTAGAACCGACTGAACATGATGAAATGACAAGTGTGATCTCACATTTCCCACATTTAATTGCTTCTTCACTTGTCCATCAAGCAAAAAAATGGCAAAAAAAACACGTTAATATTCCTACATTAGCAGCTGGTGGATTTCGTGATATCACCCGAATTGCTTCTAGTAATCCAGCAATGTGGCAAGATATCTTTTTTCAAAATAAAAAAGTGATCGCCAATCTTTTAGAAGACTGGATCAAAGAAATGGATCAACTGAAAAACTTGTTGGATATGAATGAGAAAGATGTAATGTACCAATACTTGGAAGAAGCTAGAGAATACCGAGACGGTCTAGAAACAAAGAAAAAAGGAGCTATTCCATCTTTTTATGATTTATATATTGATATATTTGATCAAACAGGTGCGTTGTTAAAAGTTGTATCCTTATTAGCAGAACATGAAATCAGTATTAAAAACATTGAAATTCTTGAAATTAGAGAAGGTATTACTGGTGTACTTCGGTTAAGTTTTATTACCCAAGAAGATCAAATTGAAAGTCATCGATTATTAGTCAAAAAGGGCTATGAAACAATGCTTCAAGAATAG
- the hisC gene encoding histidinol-phosphate transaminase, translating into MNGKKVFEEMTPYKPGKQTEEVMKEYGLKNIVKLASNENPFGYSDKVKNAIPSLATNFEIYPDGYTTELRKVLAAKLQVDKDQLVFGCGSDEVVDIICRTFLEEGSNTIIANPTFPQYKHNALIQGATVKEIPLLNGYHDLQGMLDAVDNKTKIVWLCTPNNPTGCLINEESLTIFMDECPSDVLVVVDEAYYEYVTAENAPDAIKALDKYPNLIVLRTFSKAYGLAGLRIGYGVANEKVTTLLNITRGPFNTTSVAQGAAVVALEDIDFLSYSLTETEKNKQAFLDFLDELNLEYYDSETNFVFVKLPTSGDMLFEHLLSKGYIIRSGEALGHPNGVRITIGKKEDMEQIQAHIRAFLTPILKGMES; encoded by the coding sequence ATGAATGGAAAAAAAGTATTTGAAGAAATGACACCTTATAAACCGGGAAAGCAGACGGAAGAAGTAATGAAAGAATATGGTCTAAAGAACATAGTGAAACTGGCATCAAATGAGAATCCATTCGGTTATTCAGATAAAGTAAAAAATGCAATTCCATCTTTAGCTACTAATTTTGAAATTTATCCTGATGGCTATACAACAGAACTTAGAAAAGTGTTAGCAGCAAAATTACAAGTGGATAAAGACCAACTTGTATTTGGTTGTGGTTCTGATGAAGTTGTTGATATTATCTGCCGAACTTTTCTTGAAGAGGGTTCTAATACAATCATTGCTAATCCAACGTTTCCTCAATATAAACATAACGCACTTATTCAAGGCGCTACTGTTAAAGAAATACCACTACTTAATGGCTATCATGATCTACAAGGCATGTTAGATGCAGTTGATAATAAAACAAAAATAGTCTGGTTATGTACACCAAATAATCCAACAGGCTGTTTAATTAACGAGGAGTCTTTAACGATATTTATGGATGAATGTCCTAGTGATGTTCTAGTTGTTGTTGATGAAGCTTATTATGAGTATGTTACCGCTGAAAATGCTCCAGATGCGATTAAAGCATTAGATAAATATCCAAATTTAATTGTTTTACGTACCTTTTCAAAAGCATATGGACTTGCAGGTCTTCGTATAGGATACGGGGTAGCGAATGAAAAAGTTACTACTCTATTAAATATAACAAGAGGTCCTTTCAATACAACGAGTGTTGCACAAGGAGCTGCAGTTGTTGCTTTAGAAGATATTGACTTTCTTTCTTATTCATTAACAGAAACTGAGAAGAATAAACAAGCATTTTTGGATTTCTTAGATGAACTGAATTTAGAATATTATGATTCCGAAACCAATTTTGTTTTTGTTAAATTACCTACTAGCGGTGATATGTTATTTGAACACTTATTGAGTAAAGGATATATCATTCGTTCTGGAGAAGCATTAGGACATCCTAATGGTGTGCGGATAACTATTGGAAAGAAAGAAGACATGGAACAAATACAAGCACATATTCGCGCATTTTTGACTCCTATATTAAAAGGTATGGAATCGTGA
- the aroH gene encoding chorismate mutase, with protein MIRGVRGATTVVHNEAQEILRNTNELVSEMIKANQIQPESVSNVLVSVTSDLNATFPAKPIRELDGWMYVPVMCMQEIDVPGSLEKCIRIMMTVDTEQTQKEIRHVYHHNATKLRPDLLN; from the coding sequence TTGATACGTGGTGTTCGAGGTGCGACAACTGTTGTACATAACGAAGCGCAAGAAATATTAAGAAATACAAATGAATTAGTAAGCGAAATGATTAAAGCGAATCAGATTCAGCCAGAGAGCGTTTCAAATGTATTAGTATCCGTAACGTCCGACTTAAATGCAACCTTTCCTGCAAAACCAATTAGAGAACTTGATGGGTGGATGTATGTCCCCGTGATGTGCATGCAAGAAATAGATGTCCCAGGAAGTTTAGAAAAGTGTATTCGAATTATGATGACAGTTGACACAGAACAAACACAAAAAGAAATCAGACATGTCTATCATCACAATGCGACAAAACTTAGACCAGACCTATTGAATTAA
- the aroB gene encoding 3-dehydroquinate synthase, with amino-acid sequence METITVKTSTNKYNVTIGTKLRFDTDKFISKSYSGIFIISDSNVESLYLQDVLTSLQKHQEVNYTIVPAGESSKSVRVYFDVITQALQYGLDRHGLIIALGGGMVGDLAGFVSSTFMRGIDYIQMPTTILAHDSSVGGKVAINHPEGKNLIGNFHPPQAVIYDVETLHTLTQTEIRSGYAEIAKHSLISPKPFWDKISSVNVKDALSEEVLMDHLLKGIAVKASIVEQDERESNIRQYLNFGHTLGHALEAELGYGEITHGEAVGIGMLFAIRVSEYFYDNNNKLPYHELLTWLRTNQYPFDLPRLQINKLIDRMKKDKKARNHNVQMVLLKSVGEPAIELIDDHNLAILLEKFLRELVGY; translated from the coding sequence ATGGAAACCATAACAGTAAAGACGAGTACAAATAAGTATAATGTTACTATTGGAACCAAATTACGCTTTGATACGGACAAATTCATATCAAAGTCGTATAGCGGTATATTTATTATTTCAGATAGCAATGTAGAATCGTTATACTTACAAGACGTTCTAACGTCCTTACAAAAACATCAAGAAGTTAATTATACAATTGTACCTGCAGGTGAAAGTTCTAAAAGTGTTCGTGTATATTTCGATGTCATTACACAAGCGTTACAATATGGACTAGATCGACATGGATTAATAATCGCATTGGGTGGAGGTATGGTTGGTGATTTAGCTGGCTTTGTTTCTTCTACCTTTATGCGAGGGATAGATTATATTCAAATGCCAACAACTATTCTGGCACATGATAGTAGTGTAGGTGGTAAGGTAGCGATTAACCACCCAGAAGGGAAGAACTTAATCGGTAACTTTCACCCGCCACAAGCAGTCATTTATGATGTAGAAACATTACATACACTCACACAAACAGAAATTCGTTCTGGTTATGCAGAAATAGCTAAACATAGCTTAATTAGTCCTAAACCGTTTTGGGATAAAATTAGTTCTGTTAATGTAAAAGATGCTTTGTCTGAAGAAGTATTAATGGATCACTTGTTAAAAGGGATTGCAGTAAAAGCATCAATTGTGGAACAAGATGAAAGAGAGAGTAACATCCGTCAGTATTTAAATTTCGGACATACGTTAGGTCACGCTCTAGAAGCTGAGTTAGGTTATGGGGAAATTACACATGGAGAAGCAGTTGGAATTGGAATGCTATTTGCTATCCGTGTTAGTGAATATTTTTATGATAATAACAATAAGTTACCTTATCATGAATTATTGACATGGCTTAGAACAAATCAGTATCCATTCGATCTACCGCGGTTACAAATAAATAAGTTAATAGATCGTATGAAAAAAGACAAAAAGGCTAGAAATCATAACGTTCAGATGGTATTACTTAAATCAGTTGGTGAACCAGCAATTGAATTGATTGATGACCATAACTTAGCGATATTACTAGAGAAATTTTTACGAGAGTTGGTGGGCTATTGA